In a genomic window of Brettanomyces nanus chromosome 1, complete sequence:
- a CDS encoding uncharacterized protein (BUSCO:EOG09342JWF): MPSTSTLSTPEVQTPGIRPGSSAGNGKGVNLNVVLTCPECKVYPPELIERHSDGDIVCALCGLVLSDRVIDSRSEWRTFNNDDQNGDDPSRVGEASASVLASDQLSTVIANTQDGSRVARELNRTQGKSVADRKDHALQAAYAKISQMCDGYQLPKVVQDGSKEVYKLVYDDKMLRGKSQESIMAAAIFLGCRKASVPRSFKEIWALTNVPKKEIGKTFKVINQIIRKKNAEQGGLITYQNDNIATTQTNPEDLVGRFCSHLGLNPQLTSSARHIARRLREVGALEGRSPTTIAATVIYFTTILFKQQMGLQKISEKTGVSEGTIKSSYKHLSTSKDQLIDPSWLESDKVDLSAIKDEQNINIK; the protein is encoded by the coding sequence ATGCCATCAACGTCTACATTATCTACACCGGAAGTGCAAACGCCCGGAATCCGGCCAGGTTCCAGCGCTGGCAATGGCAAAGGCGTCAACTTGAACGTCGTGCTCACTTGTCCCGAGTGCAAGGTTTATCCGCCTGAGTTGATAGAGCGTCATAGTGATGGAGATATTGTCTGTGCGCTCTGTGGGTTGGTGTTAAGTGATCGAGTGATCGATTCTCGTTCTGAGTGGCGTACTTTCAACAACGACGACCAGAATGGAGACGATCCTTCGCGTGTTGGTGAGGCTTCTGCATCTGTGTTGGCGTCGGACCAACTATCCACAGTGATTGCCAATACACAAGACGGAAGTAGGGTGGCTCGAGAGCTCAATAGGACACAAGGTAAGTCCGTTGCTGACAGGAAGGATCACGCTTTGCAGGCTGCCTATGCCAAGATCAGCCAAATGTGTGACGGTTATCAGTTGCCTAAAGTTGTTCAGGATGGTTCGAAAGAAGTGTACAAGCTTGTGTATGATGACAAGATGTTGAGGGGTAAGAGCCAGGAGAGTATCATGGCAGCTGCCATCTTTCTCGGCTGCAGAAAGGCCAGTGTGCCGCgctctttcaaagagatatGGGCGTTGACCAACGTcccaaagaaggagattggAAAGACTTTTAAAGTGATTAATCAGATCatcagaaagaagaatgctGAACAGGGTGGTTTGATTACCTATCAGAACGATAACATAGCTACAACACAGACTAACCCTGAGGATTTGGTTGGAAGATTCTGCTCTCACTTGGGTTTGAATCCCCAACTTACTAGTTCGGCCCGTCATATTGCGCGCAGATTGCGTGAGGTTGGAGCTTTGGAAGGTAGGTCACCTACCACCATTGCTGCCACCGTCATCTACTTTACTACAATTCTTTTTAAACAACAGATGGGCCTGCAGAAGATCTCGGAGAAGACAGGTGTTTCAGAAGGTACCATCAAGTCTTCATATAAGCATCTGTCTACATCTAAAGACCAACTTATAGATCCAAGCTGGTTGGAATCGGATAAAGTCGATCTCAGCGCTATTAAGGACGAACAGAATATTAATATTAAGTAA
- a CDS encoding uncharacterized protein (BUSCO:EOG09341WIP) produces the protein MAPERSSAKVPSSHTLWSPYDTIKDVADALGVTNQMNEEVAKNLAMDVEYRIHEILEQALKFMRHGKRKTLIVQDVDRAMKVLNLEPLYGYDVSRPLVFKEAMVGPGQNLYYVDDDEIDFEKIINQPLPKVPRFTSCTAHWLAIEGVQPTIPQNPSPAEIRQLPPAQRGSMYNMLSLNNEDIALVTNPKTGITTSEQHTESTKKEMEVKPLVKHVLSKELQLYFDKAIAALVDDSNESLKAATLESIRSDPGLHQLVPYFIQFVAETITHNLQNIDLLTNMLMVIYSLLTNKSIYLDPYIHALMPCVLTLLLAKKIGPPQGTPEELEQHLKVRELSSSLLEKIISEYGSSYNTLKPRVTRTLMRAFLSNTTKNYASTQFGAIKGMKSLGPEVIRIILVANLKNWSTLVLGHFEKSDKNRKILIDQVIQCLEVLAQDGRLVVKDQNKSSNEITDEMKQKLTGRVGQTVAEAILELDNAQEIYYGIFFGEA, from the coding sequence ATGGCACCAGAACGCTCTTCTGCTAAAGTGCCCTCCTCACACACACTATGGTCACCTTATGATACAATTAAGGATGTGGCGGATGCTCTTGGGGTGACGAATCAAATGAACGAGGAAGTGGCTAAAAATTTGGCCATGGATGTCGAGTATCGAATTCATGAGATCCTCGAGCAGGCGTTGAAATTCATGCGCCATGGTAAACGAAAAACACTTATTGTGCAGGATGTTGATCGTGCTATGAAGGTATTAAATCTAGAGCCCTTGTATGGTTATGATGTATCCAGACCTCTTGTGTTTAAGGAGGCTATGGTGGGTCCTGGCCAGAATTTATACTATgtcgatgatgacgagattgactttgaaaagatcatcaaCCAGCCGTTACCTAAAGTACCACGCTTCACCTCGTGTACTGCACATTGGCTTGCCATCGAGGGTGTGCAGCCAACTATACCTCAGAATCCTAGCCCTGCAGAAATACGCCAGTTACCTCCTGCGCAGCGCGGCTCTATGTACAACATGTTGAGTCTTAACAACGAGGATATTGCTCTTGTGACGAATCCTAAAACTGGAATAACTACTTCAGAGCAACATACAGAATcgacaaagaaagagatggaggTCAAACCTCTTGTGAAACACGTTCTTTCCAAGGAGCTTCAATTATACTTCGATAAAGCCATTGCTGCTCTAGTGGACGATTCAAATGAGTCATTGAAGGCGGCTACTTTGGAGTCAATCCGTTCTGATCCGGGCTTGCATCAACTTGTGCCCTATTTCATTCAATTTGTCGCAGAGACAATCACTCACAATCTCCAAAATATCGATCTACTCACCAACATGTTAATGGTGATCTATTCTTTACTCACCAACAAATCGATTTATCTGGATCCTTACATTCATGCATTAATGCCTTGTGTCCTAACTTTACTCTTGGCCAAGAAGATAGGCCCTCCCCAAGGGACTCcggaagaattggagcAGCATCTTAAAGTGCGTGAACTATCATCCTCATTGCTTGAAAAGATAATCTCTGAGTATGGCTCTTCTTACAACACATTGAAACCAAGGGTTACTAGAACTCTTATGAGAGCGTTTCTAAGTAATACCACCAAAAACTACGCCAGCACCCAGTTCGGTGCCATCAAAGGTATGAAATCCTTGGGTCCCGAGGTGATTCGAATCATTCTTGTGgccaatttgaaaaattggtcTACGCTCGTTCTTGGGCATTTTGAGAAATCAGACAAAAACAGAAAGATACTCATTGACCAAGTCATACAGTGTCTTGAGGTACTCGCTCAAGATGGTAGGCTAGTGGTGAAGGATCAGAACAAAAGCAGCAATGAAATCACCGATGAAATGAAACAGAAGTTGACCGGTAGAGTCGGACAGACTGTAGCCGAAGCCATTCTTGAGCTTGATAATGCTCAAGAAATTTACTACGGTATCTTCTTCGGTGAAGCTTGA
- a CDS encoding uncharacterized protein (EggNog:ENOG41), with product MPDLDKHKGLCAILPPPPIFKPTFIQMQSNSSERSPRLSPRSTGPSVSPSGIPSMTLNSNYLTSSFVSNEEYNNIFIRDSPSISPMIYHIDPPASNVSIPLIASNNRNHTRKKRRSSQVSTKVATEKKHKKLKTQHSLIEKKRRIKMNREFEALKFMVPACRLNILNGLCENSFEDLNMIHKLTILQSTVEYIKYLHLMIKLLKLQMLTPAETRSLFKRWFERNESLNFVDFDLDLQNYRNIDHEFHFKKLFLEIWRNDGEVPSDRIDLISQEIISIMKGNDHNPDSDASKKSKEERKYDAEREEENNMQRNGDDSMNSNAPLTLPTSPPQTIHSPRDYLFNERSNFSSFSSIRSAHRVETFTPQISFERGTRSDQEALLPSFELPLPAIISSSEFPQSLNSSVSSPLVSESCQMHAISSPMKSFFEEIHEVEPTRPSGQAMQAATTVSANSPASTTVAVASGLSVSLKERDGRFSIKSLLN from the coding sequence ATGCCGGATCTTGACAAACATAAAGGTTTGTGTGCTATTTTGCCTCCTCCTCCTATTTTCAAGCCCACGTTTATTCAAATGCAGAGCAATTCTTCTGAAAGAAGTCCTAGATTGTCACCAAGAAGTACCGGTCCTTCTGTTTCTCCCTCTGGTATACCTAGTATGACTCTAAATTCGAATTACCTcacatcttcttttgtctCGAATGAAGAATACAACAATATATTTATTAGggattctccttcaatttctcctaTGATTTATCACATAGATCCGCCAGCTTCCAATGTCTCCATTCCACTGATAGCAAGCAACAATCGGAATCATAccagaaaaaaaagaagatcgTCGCAGGTCTCCACCAAGGTGGCTacggaaaagaaacataaaaagttgaagactCAGCACTCTTtaattgagaagaaaagacgGATAAAGATGAACAGAGAATTTGAAGCTCTCAAATTTATGGTTCCTGCTTGCAGACTTAATATTTTGAATGGCTTGTGTGAAAATAgttttgaagacttgaaTATGATACACAAGCTCACTATTCTCCAGTCGACCGTCGAATACATTAAATATCTCCATCTGATGATCAAACTTTTGAAGTTACAAATGCTCACACCTGCTGAGACTAGATCCCTGTTTAAGAGATGGTTCGAGCGGAACGAAAGCTTAAACTTTGTAGATTTTGATTTGGATCTCCAGAACTACAGGAATATCGATCATGAGTTTCATTTTAAAAAATTGTTTTTAGAGATCTGGAGAAACGATGGCGAAGTTCCATCTGACAGAATAGATCTcatttctcaagaaattaTTTCCATTATGAAAGGAAACGACCACAACCCGGATAGTGATGCTAGcaagaaatcaaaagaagaacggAAATATGACGCAgaaagggaagaagaaaacaatATGCAGCGTAATGGAGATGATAGCATGAACTCTAACGCACCTCTGACGTTACCAACGTCTCCTCCTCAGACAATTCACAGTCCCAGAGATTATCTTTTCAATGAACGCAGTAACTTctcatcattttcttctataCGGAGTGCGCATAGGGTGGAAACGTTTACCCCACAGATTTCGTTCGAAAGAGGAACTAGATCTGACCAGGAAGCGCTTCTACCCTCGTTTGAATTACCTCTTCCTGCCATTATTAGCAGTTCTGAGTTTCCTCAATCATTAAATTCCAGCGTCAGTTCACCCTTGGTGTCAGAATCATGTCAAATGCATGCTATCTCATCCCCGATGAAgagcttctttgaagaaatccATGAGGTTGAACCTACAAGGCCAAGCGGTCAGGCCATGCAAGCCGCAACAACAGTATCTGCCAACTCACCAGCTTCAACTACTGTAGCTGTGGCATCGGGTCTTTCAgtatctttgaaggagagaGATGGAAGGTTTAGTATTAAAAGCTTACTAAACTGA
- the MEF1 gene encoding Elongation factor G, mitochondrial (BUSCO:EOG09340IJ4) produces the protein MTTSISSLVCASEAAAMTFKSHTLNRSRLFHTSAICKDYEEEKAEMDIFSKELTAEDTESLSNIRNIGISAHIDSGKTTFTERVLYYTGRIKAIHDVRGRDGVGAKMDHMDLEREKGITIQSAATYCSWDKDGHQYNMNLIDTPGHIDFTIEVERALRVLDGAVLIVCAVSGVQSQTVTVDRQMKRYNVPRVTFINKMDRMGADPWRAVSQINSKLHMAAAAIQVPIGAEKEFKGVVNIIDRQSVYFEGSQGEKLRVTKEIPEDLKQIVEEKRKILIETLADVDDDIAECVIDEVEPTIEQIKSAIRHATIARRFTPVLMGSALANKGIQPVLNAVCDYLPDPSEVLNKALDIEHDEAPVTLVPSAERPMVALAFKLEEGKYGQLTYLRIYQGKLRKGQMMTHVKSGKRVKVARLVRMHSEEMEDADEINAGEICATFGIDCASGDTFTDGNVNYTMTSMFVPDAVVSLSVHPASESAANFSKAVNRFQKEDPTFRVHYDKDSKETIISGMGELHLEIYIERMRREYNVECKVGRPRVAYRESIMGSASFDYTHKKQTGGAGQYAKVMGDLKASSLADPEDVGAKLEEDIKFRNYFQTKIVGGKISEKFLMACQKGFEDCCEKGPLVGSKVLGVDMTIDDGATHPVDSSELAFRTATHYAFTQAFLQSQPVILEPIMDVVITAPIEFQGAVIGLVNKLQGIIHDTDNHADEFSLTSDCSLSNLFGFASKLRASTQGKGEFTMEFKEYQPVLPNIQKQLIEEHEKKEKEKQK, from the exons ATGAC AACATCCATATCCTCGTTGGTTTGTGCTTCTGAAGCTGCTGCGATGACCTTTAAGTCTCATACCCTCAACCGTTCTCGGTTGTTCCATACCTCGGCTATCTGTAAAGACTacgaggaagaaaaggCCGAAATGGATATTTTTAGCAAAGAGCTAACTGCCGAAGACACTGAGAGTCTTTCCAATATCAGAAACATTGGTATTTCGGCCCATATTGATTCGGGTAAAACCACTTTTACTGAGCGGGTCCTTTACTACACTGGTAGAATTAAAGCTATTCATGATGTGCGTGGCAGAGATGGCGTAGGTGCCAAGATGGATCACATGGATCTCGAGCGTGAAAAAGGTATCACTATTCAGTCTGCTGCCACCTACTGTTCGTGGGATAAAGACGGTCATCAGTATAATATGAACTTGATCGATACCCCTGGTCACATAGACTTTACCATCGAGGTTGAAAGGGCTTTACGTGTCCTTGATGGTGCCGTTTTGATTGTTTGTGCTGTTTCCGGCGTCCAGTCACAGACTGTGACTGTGGATCGTCAGATGAAACGTTATAACGTTCCTAGAGTCACCTTCATTAATAAGATGGATCGTATGGGGGCCGATCCTTGGAGAGCCGTTAGTCAGATTAACAGTAAACTTCATatggctgctgctgctatCCAGGTTCCTATTGGTGCTGAAAAGGAGTTCAAAGGTGTTGTTAATATCATTGATCGTCAGTCCGTCTATTTCGAAGGCTCTCAGGGTGAGAAGTTGAGAGTTACAAAAGAGATCCCTGAAGATCTCAAGCAGATAGttgaggaaaaaagaaaaattcTAATAGAAACTTTGGCCGACgttgatgatgacattgCTGAATGCGTCATTGATGAGGTCGAGCCAACAATAGAGCAAATTAAGAGTGCCATTCGTCATGCTACTATTGCCCGCAGATTCACTCCAGTCTTGATGGGCTCTGCTTTAGCGAACAAGGGTATTCAACCGGTGTTGAATGCCGTTTGCGATTATCTTCCAGACCCTTCGGAGGTGCTCAACAAGGCCTTGGATATCGAACACGATGAAGCACCCGTTACTTTGGTTCCCTCTGCTGAGAGGCCCATGGTGGCTTTAGCCTTTAAGCTTGAAGAGGGTAAGTATGGTCAATTAACCTACTTACGTATTTATCAGGGCAAGCTTAGAAAAGGTCAAATGATGACTCATGTTAAGAGCGGTAAGCGTGTTAAGGTGGCTCGTTTGGTTCGTATGCACTCGgaagagatggaagatGCAGACGAGATCAACGCCGGCGAAATCTGTGCCACATTCGGTATTGACTGTGCGTCTGGTGACACTTTCACCGATGGTAACGTTAATTACACTATGACATCTATGTTTGTTCCTGATGCTGTGGTTTCGTTGTCCGTTCATCCAGCCTCAGAAAGTGCTGCAAACTTCTCGAAAGCTGTCAATAGATTCCAGAAGGAAGACCCTACATTCCGTGTTCACTACGATAAGGATTCAAAGGAAACAATTATCAGTGGTATGGGAGAATTGCATTTGGAGATATACATTGAGAGAATGCGTAGGGAGTACAACGTTGAGTGTAAAGTCGGTAGACCAAGAGTTGCCTATCGCGAGTCTATTATGGGCTCTGCCTCGTTTGATTACACTCACAAGAAGCAGACCGGTGGTGCAGGTCAGTATGCCAAGGTTATGGGTGATCTGAAAGCCTCTTCTTTGGCCGATCCTGAAGATGTTGGTGCCAAACTTGAGGAAGACATTAAGTTCAGAAACTACTTCCAGACTAAGATTGTTGGTGGTAAGATTAGTGAGAAGTTCTTGATGGCTTGTCAGAAAGGTTTCGAAGATTGCTGTGAAAAGGGTCCTCTTGTAGGTTCCAAGGTGTTGGGTGTTGATATGACCATCGATGATGGTGCTACCCACCCGGTGGATTCGTCCGAGTTGGCCTTCAGAACGGCTACCCACTACGCCTTCACCCAGGCCTTTTTGCAATCTCAACCTGTCATCTTGGAGCCAATAATGGATGTCGTCATAACGGCACCCATTGAATTCCAAGGTGCTGTTATCGGTTTGGTCAACAAGTTGCAAGGTATCATTCATGATACTGACAACCACGCGGACGAGTTCAGCTTAACCTCCGACTGTTCGTTGAGCAACTTGTTTGGTTTTGCTTCAAAATTGAGAGCCTCCACCCAAGGCAAAGGTGAGTTCACTATGGAGTTCAAGGAATATCAACCCGTCTTGCCCAACATTCAGAAGCAGTTGATAGAGGAGcacgagaagaaggagaaggagaagcagaagtag
- a CDS encoding uncharacterized protein (EggNog:ENOG41) — protein sequence MQICFVLAIVASVVNGDADANPAAFAESLALEHGSEFANSMGEVAMLFPDDREWSEEAEIIAPCGSYASVVNRTDFPIDDGFVSLVAKSDKAWSISLKISYKKDPKDNSDFDEWANGNVTNDIDIGHTCFYMPDQPSSINTGDVATIQLMYMALEDESNETHYACADIKFVEESVFKVTENALTCFNATDDNYYSYSDYGDEDGTSSSKSTNSGSSSGSSSTSASSSSKSSSSSSTGAATAVGVIGIFGLGAAAAALVNVL from the coding sequence ATTTGTTTCGTGCTAGCCATCGTTGCTTCAGTAGTTAACGGTGATGCTGATGCAAATCCAGCAGCATTTGCCGAGTCCTTGGCCTTGGAGCATGGCTCTGAGTTTGCCAACTCTATGGGAGAGGTGGCCATGCTATTCCCTGACGACAGAGAATGgtcagaagaagctgagaTCATCGCACCTTGCGGTTCTTATGCAAGTGTCGTCAATAGAACAGACTTTCCTATCGACGACGGTTTTGTTTCTCTCGTCGCTAAGAGTGACAAAGCTTGGAGTATCTCTTTAAAGATCTCGTATAAGAAAGATCCTAAGGACAATTCGGACTTCGACGAGTGGGCCAACGGCAACGTCACCAACGACATCGATATTGGTCATACATGTTTCTACATGCCAGATCAGccttcttctatcaacaCCGGTGATGTGGCAACCATTCAATTGATGTATATGGCCttggaagatgaaagtAATGAGACTCATTATGCTTGTGCCGATATCAAGTTTGTCGAGGAGTCCGTGTTCAAGGTCACGGAAAACGCTCTTACCTGCTTCAATGCTACTGATGACAATTACTACTCATATTCTGATTATGGTGATGAGGATGggacttcttcttccaagtcGACCAATTCTGGCTCCAGTTCTGGCTCCAGTTCcacttctgcttcttcctcaagtAAGTCTTCCTCGTCCTCTTCTACAGGCGCAGCCACTGCAGTCGGCGTTATCGGTATTTTCGGACTCGGtgcagctgctgctgcacTCGTTAATGTATTGTAA
- the YPT7 gene encoding Rab GTPase ypt7, producing the protein MSSRRKTILKVIILGDSGVGKTSLMQQFINGKFSQQYKATIGADFLPKELNIDDKQVTMQIWDTAGQERFQSLGVAFYRGSDCCVLVFDVTNTKSFENLQSWRDEFLIQANIKDPDNFPFVVIGNKIDVEENKRMVSSKKAQALCASLGNIPYFETSAKEAVNVEQAFDVVARCALQQEESLEYSDDYTDAVNIHVDGDNSSCGC; encoded by the coding sequence ATGTCGAGCCGTCGCAAAACGATACTTAAGGTGATCATCTTGGGAGATTCGGGTGTTGGAAAGACGTCATTGATGCAACAGTTCATTAATGGGAAGTTCTCCCAGCAATACAAAGCGACAATTGGTGCAGATTTCCTTCCAAAAGAGTTGAATATCGATGATAAACAGGTAACCATGCAAATTTGGGATACTGCAGGACAGGAAAGGTTCCAAAGTCTTGGCGTTGCATTTTACAGGGGTTCAGATTGCTGTGTTCTAGTGTTTGATGTTACCAACACCAAGTCCTTTGAGAATTTACAAAGTTGGAGGGATGAATTTCTTATCCAGGCCAACATCAAGGACCCTGATAACTTCCCCTTTGTGGTGATAGGAAATAAAATCGATGTTGAGGAGAATAAGAGGATGGTTAGCTCCAAGAAAGCTCAGGCACTATGTGCTAGCTTGGGAAATATACCTTATTTTGAGACCAGTGCTAAAGAGGCAGTTAACGTGGAGCAGGCCTTCGATGTTGTTGCCAGATGTGCACTACAACAGGAGGAGAGCTTGGAATACAGTGACGATTACACTGATGCCGTCAACATCCATGTCGATGGTGACAACAGCAGCTGTGGATGCTAG